The Hippoglossus hippoglossus isolate fHipHip1 chromosome 4, fHipHip1.pri, whole genome shotgun sequence DNA window GTCATGGCCTGAGTCACCTGGGCCACCGTCAGATTCACCGGGCAACAAGGTTCtggaacagaagaagaagaaggtggatGATGATGACGAGGGTGTAACTCTGTGTCTGAATTTGCTTcagaacaaatatatataaatcataaAGAGTAACATATAAAAAGAACACCTGCGAAAGTGAGGCCATTTTACATAAGATACAAACAACTTTAAAGAatgagagcaaagagaaaaataaagtgataaatatgaatatatgcTTTTTATTAATGCTCTCATAGAACCTGATATTAGTATAGAGTATTATTATACATGTTGAACTTAAATAAAGTCCTTTGTTTACCCAAACACTGGCACTGGCATTTACATCATGAAGGTAATGCTGCTGTAGTTGCAGGCGACAAATATCAAAATACTATAAAAAGACTTCAGAGCACGTTAATATCAATGTACAGATAATATCCTGTATTTGGGGTCACTCCTAGTGGATGTGCATGGTCATAAACTGTTGAACAAAGCacatatcatttattttctattaattcCTACATCAAACTGATCTGATAACCTGTATTGTGCAGTAACTATATTAATCAGacccctcacctgtctccagGGTTTCAGAGTAGCTGGGTAAACTCTGCCCTGCGACGCTGTGTGCGACGACACTGACTTCAAATGTGCAGCCACAGGGAAGGTCGGTGAGGTCgcagctgcttcctgtggtgGTGCAGGTGCGTGCGCCGTCGTCTCCCACCGCGCTGACGGTGTAATTGACGGCTCTGTTGTTCGCTGTCCAGCTGACACCGACGCAGGAGGAGTTTTTCACGTTCAGCATCGTGTTCATGGGCATGCaaggagctggggggggggggggagaagttAGGCTGACTTCTTGTATTGTCTTGTCTTGTATAAGGTCAGACCACAAAATATGTGTATTGTAAAGTTACTGTGAAGTTTGTGACAAGACAAAGATTTTACTGATTTTATCGTGAGTTTAAATTGTAACTGGGTATTTGCTGGACACATGTAAAGAGACGTTCTCCACCTGTGTCTTTGGTGTGAGCTGTGCATCCACGGTTGCAGCCGCTGATGTCGTTGCAGGGGGTCACCACCACGCTGTAGGCCCTGTCACAGCTGAGGTCGGAGAGGGCGCACACCGGTGCCGTGTCGTTGCACAGGATGACCTCTGAACTGTCCGCGGCCCGGGTCTGGTACACCTCCGCCCCCCGAGAAGCCGCCCACGTGACCTCCAGAGTGTCTGTGCTCACCGCAGAGACGGATACACCCTCTGGACAACAGGGCACTGAAGGACACAGGTGAtgtgcaggtaaacacacatgaaacatatgatgatcatgatgatgatgatgatgaagacatGTCACCTATGCTGCTACTTACAGGTGGTGTAGTTGAATCTGTCTCCTGGAGGACTGGTGCCGGCCTGGTTGAAGGCGTGCACAGATACCAGGTAGGTGTAGCCACACTGGCAGTGGAAGGTgcagttgctgctgctggtgttgtaGATCTCTTCCCCACCATCGCCTCTCTTGATGAAGGCCATGTAGCCTTCAGCGTGAGGCACCGGGTTCCAGGTCAGCGAGCAGTTTCCGTCAGTCTCCTCCTCGAGGGCCAAAGCCTCCGGTGGGCAGGGGACTGAGAGCACAGGACAGCAGGGAGATCAGTCTCCATCAGGGCTTTAAGGGTTTCCTATAagttgtgtaagtgtgtgtttttgtttttgtgtctttactcAAGAACATCTCAATACATACAATATGTTCAGTGGTGAcgtgtgtatataatgtacatatgctgtatttttattaaatgttttattcttgacTTGTCTGCTGCTTCCCAGTGCGAGATCAATaactatcttatcttatcttatcttatcttatcttatcttatcttatcttatcttatctttaacATTAGGATGTATGTTCACAGAATGTTTGTCATTTCTCACCATAATCACAAACTGTGGATTACTGGTACATTTCTACATTTAGCCTGAAGCATGTGATCAAAATATCTATTATAGCTTTAATtaagtaattaattaattaattaatagtctgtttgttggttgattgattttgaacaagattacacaaaaactattggaCAGATTATtacaaaacttagtggaaggattgTGGTACGGCTCAGGAAAGAAGAGATAACATTTTGGTTTGGGTCCTGGTGATTAACATTATGGTGACGTTATGAGATGAAGagtttttttcaaagttttcaacaatttcccagggaataattcatggatcttgatgaaaagagtcaggtatatttaggggactgatatttatgaatgtgttaaattcggtgcagcttgattgaacatgaagggactgttgggcccttCATGTTCAATTAAACTTGGACTTGTTTTGTGCACAGTTGCCTTCATATTCAGTCCTGCCATACTAGTTCTTAACACTAATATAACCTTTGTagaaactattttatttttattgtgtctATGGTCTCTTGTCATCTCCCGACTGATCTGACTTCTGTGCAAAAGTCCAAATCCAGGGAGAAAAGCAAATATTCTCCCGAACTGTGTGGATCTGACTCAAAGTGAATCTCTGCTGCTTACAGGTGATGAAGACCTCGGGGTGGGACGGGGGGCTGGGCCCGGCCTCGTTGGAGGCGGTGACCTGGATCGTGTGAACCTCTCCACAGCTCACTGGAGACAGGATGCAGGAGCTGGAAGTGGAGTTGCACGTGAGGTTCTGGTCGCTCGTCACCAGATACTCGACGAGTCCGTGGACCTCCGGACCGACTTCCCAGGACACAGAGAGCTCGGCCACACCGTTACCCATCGCCACGGACACGTTGACAGCAGAGGGGGTTGGAGGTCCTGTTAAAGGACACAAGACAGTGAtgctgtgaggacacacacaggttcacgCACTGAGCCAGTTAAAACATGTAGATATTTGATACCACTGTGCATCTAGACACTGGTGTAATTGGTTTAAATACAATGTTAGTCTTTGctaatttatttaatgtttaaaacttCACAACTTTCCTGAGGATAATATTGAAGTCATCATACAGCTGCGTAGCATATTTTCTTATGTCAGCCAGTATAAATTTAAGTATCTACTGCTTTTCACACTTACAGTCTATTCCTTTTTGAAGAATATACATGTTCGTGGTGTTATTCCTCATTATAACAAACACTTATCAATGAACTGTCAGTGCCTCCTTACGTGTTGTCTGGTTGATGTACAAGCTGCCGTCTCCCTTGCGGCCCTCGATGTCCCAGGCGTAAACCCCGGTGATGTAGAGCGAGCCGGCGTCCAGGTCAGAAATGGTCAGATTGGTGCCGGAGGTGTTGTACTTCATGTTGGTGCTTGAATTAAACTTGTACACGGACAGGGTGTACTGGGCGGCGTGAGCCACCGGAGCCCAGGATACAGTGATGCTGTCGTTGCtgagggaggaggcggagggctgaggaggaggcaaaactgtggaggagaggagagtttGACAAAGTTCACATTTGTGAGATGTTTTCAGAGATGAAGTCTGTACTAAGCTGCTGTTTACAGGCCACGGTTGTTCCATTAAAGGCAGAATGTGAATACATATAGCCTGGTAATTGGACGACAAACAAATCCGCTGGGTTGTAGTTAAAATCCCTACAACCGTCAATCAGATctgaataaatcaaatccacccactgttaaataaaaatacttttaaatgttttttccctttaattGGTGCTTAGTCTTTTGTTTTACGGTTTTATATCTTGTGACTGAAAagcctgtttttaaatcaaataattacttATTTATCAAACTACaccatttcttttatttctatatttgttattttatttgtttaatttgaattatctatggaattgtttttaatttctctctaAATGCTTCTTTTTGTATTGTCATGATGCCTTTTATATCTTATGTAAAGCATGTTGAATAGCCTTGTTGTTAATGTGTAAGAATTTGAATGTATGATATAATAAAATTGAATCTAACATATTAAAGTTGTTCTGCAGATCACTTGTTCTTCAGCTTTTAATCTGTTCTTTCACTTCAAGCTGTTTCTGCTTCTGTAACATGAAGTTGACGTCATtaaagttttttctttgttttctcaaaTAAAACCACGTGTTAATGGATAATTGATTAATACTACAACTTAATTATTATTAGGTTTTGAGACCAAGTGAAGaagaacatttgaaaaattTCCCACGTGATTTTTTTGGTGAAGAACGAGAGAGAGTGACCCTGCGGACAATCAAACAATGAGCAAACAAATGGTGAAACTGTTGAAATGCTTCTTTTCAGCTCATGAGGATCAGATGTTCCcctggaggaggcagtggaggtgaGAGGTGACACCTTTGTGCTCGTGATGAGGtcagctctttgtgtgtctgtctcacaggGGTCAGGTGGAGTTACCACAGACACAGGAGGGACCCCTGAGGGATGCTGGGGCATTTCTTCACTTAGACAAACCTGGATTTTTCCCAAACACTGAGAGTGTATGTGCCTGAGGATGATGCGAGTATACGTTCACTCACAGTAATGTACATGCGGGGGGGACAATGGGACAGATCAGTTGACGACTGTGGGGGCACGAGGAGTGATCACAAAAGTGTCCAGTGTCGCTCAGTGAATTTCTGACTCATTTCTTCACAAAAATTCGCCCTCTGGTGATATTTTAACTGAATTCATGTCTGAACTGTTGTTTTTCTAGCAGtggaaagtaaaaacacaaaactaaacatcaacatcacacCTGTCTTTGCAGTGGCAGGCAGAGACGGCTGGCTGCGGCCTCCTGCGTTCACTGCCATGATGCTGAGCGAGTACTCGGTGTACGGAGTGAGCGACTGGATCTCGGCGGGGGGGGACGAcactgtgtcttctctgtggaAGCCATTGGAGTTCTCGACACGTATGACGTACTGAGTGGCGCTGGTGCTCGTGGTGAAGTCCACCATCAACGTCCTGCTGTCCTTCGGCTTCACTGTGTGGATGGGTTCCATCATCTCAGGGGCTAAAagggagttaaaaaaaaagatgtagtaagacacagacacaacagcacaatagatatttaaaaaattatatattctactagatggatggatggatagatggatagatggatagatggatagatggatatcCATGGAGATCCATGGAgatctacctatctatctatctatctatctatctatctatctatctatctatctatctatctatctatctatctatctatctatctatctatctatctatctatccatcagCTGTGTCTCTTCTCACCTGTTGATGACTCGACTGATGCGTTGCCCAGTATTTGTTGATTTGGGTCCTGAGCCTGTACACTAAAGACATAGTTGACGTTTGGGGACAGGGAGTTGATGGAGCCCATCACAGTGTTTGGACCAAACGTGGAGAAAGCGATGATGCTGGTGGGGGAACTTTTGGTGGCGACAAGGATCTTGTACGAGCTCGCTCCCGAGACCCTGGTCCATCTGAGAATCGCAGTCTTGGATGTTACTGAGAACACGGACAACTGGAGACCTGAAGAGagcaaatgaaagaaatggTACTTATCAATctcaaacttttacttttacttgagtacatttgtttatgtatttgtacttttaagtCAAATAtatttcctccaccactgataATACAGTTGTGTGATTGTTCTTCCTCATATATGATGTTAAAAGAGCAAAACAGTACCTGATGCTGTCACAGCctgcaaagacagaaaagaaaatacatttaattattcaatCCAAGTTATTACTAACAAGTTAATCACTTTCAATGTGATTCTTTAATTACATTGccttcttcacttttcctcacaaaatgtcagtgtatttaaaatttaaaattattaaataaataaagtttcattaCCTGTGAGCATATGCTCAACGAGACAAAAATGGTCAGCCACTTCATGACGCCCATTCTTCACGTCTGTATCTGGAAACACTTTCACCTTCACAGGTCGTAGCTTCTCTTAGATTTTCTGTTGTAAATTTGCTtcactcttttctgttttaccTTTTCTTGTCTGTGTAGGTTGACATACCTGCATCTGGCTCCTCCCACTGGTTGGAAATGTCCAATCGTAGAGGAGCAGAGAGATGTACCTTGGCGGGCAGGTGCAGGTTGAATAGCATGAGAAGGAACCACCTACAGCTATGGGCATGTTATTCTATATTCAAGGATGTAGTCAAGGAAAAAGAAGAGTGACATGAAGAGGGGATCAGGAGTTCACCTGGCTTGAGGCGTCAAAACACACCctgtcacactgatgtgttcACAGGAATAATAGAAATAGAAGCTAATTCCTCCCAGGGAAGAAGGAATAGGGACATTTTACTGAAATCCAGAACATGTAAGACAGAGCCTGAAGTATAAATACTAAGCTCAAGCAGGGGGAAGGGATTCTACTTTAAAACACTTCTGCAGGTGCTGGATCAtaacaaaactgtaaaactgtaacGTCAGACTGAAGAAGCAAAATGTGGTTAAGGTAATAAAGATGCTTCCGTACACGGGGCACTGGTCACCTCTGTGGAACtgatcaaaacagaaaaatacaaaaaacaacactatACAAGAACATATTATATATGACACATAATAAATCCGTCAAATCTAAAGCTAGAATCGCATAATTGAAGAGAAATTACTATGAATATGAAAAGGTAGAAGATTGGAAATCAAAATCAtgagacacagagtgagaaATGTGGACATAGCTTACAAAGTAAAATCACAAGCTGAACTTCTGAACATATATCTCAAGACAAGGactaaatataatttatttttacttttacacttgtttcttattttattgttcACTTATTTTATGTTGACAGATGAGTAATTTGGTGTAACTCTTAACATGGTTGTAAAATTACCCCAGAAACTAATGAACTTTTTTTGGGAAAGTCAAATTCAAAACTCTTAATAACTATCCAACCAGTGAATAGATATTAAAGGTGAAAATACCTTATACACATAATAAAtttctttttacagtatttactcTGATCTTCTGGggagattttgtgttttttgtgtttggttaAATCATGGAAGACAAAAAAGTgataaattatttcatttaattatttttttgtccatAAAAATTGAGTAAattaatgtatgtattttttattttatgtgccctacttttaatgcatttattattattttttaactaatttatattttattaattgtttaATGTTGGAtctttttgtcattgttttattcgtttgggaattaaaaaaaaactacaacgcTCCGTCGCACACTTGATGACGCGGATGACGTCAGAAGTGAAGGACACAGGgtacaggaagaggaggaaaagaaagatggcGGCGGGTTCGGATCACGGGCTGAAAAAACTAGTTTGGAAAAGTAAGTTCACGTCTAACAAGACTTTTTAACGTTGAGGGGAAACAGCgttaaacatgttttgttatTATGACGTTAAGGGTTTAAAAGCGACTGCGTGTTATTCCATTGAACGTTTCTCACAGGGAACCTCAGCTCCAGATCTTGTTGTGTTTCACAACGGAAGTTTACAAatgcgtgtgtgcgtgaagTGAAGTGATGACAACAGAATACACAACGAACACCGTCCTGTCGTTTCGCCGACATGTCTCCATGTTGTGGCCCCGCTGTAGTCGCCGGGAGCCCCGCCTCGCACGTCTCCGTCTGTCGTtgacacaccgacacacacgcTCGCACCAGGTTGTGTTGTTTCCGGTGGTGTTGCGGTAAAGTGAAGCTACAGCACCAGGATGTGGAGACAGTAGCGATCTGTCAGCTGGGTCCGCTCCTTTTAAAACCAGTGAACCCATCCACTAACacatcagaagaagaagaagaagaagaagaagaagaatcaatGGTCACTATGTTCGGATCCTCGGTTTTCTAGCCATGGATCGGTCCATACCTTCATAGCTCGGTTGTGAGGGGGGTGTAGTGGAGGGTTTCTGGGCTTTattaaaacaccaacatttgtaacagtaaagagaagaacactAAAGAACACGTTGGACTTGACTTCACATAAAACTACGTAAACAAGAATAACCAaagaatggtgtgtgtgtgggtgtgtgtgtgtgggggggtgtgtgtgtgggtgaaacCTGTTAGAAAGCACAAACAGGTTTCACAAACGATGCAGCTTGTGAACTGTAATAGAATCTAATAAAAGGCTGAGAACGAAATGTAATATATGTTTCAAGAAGTGATTTTAAAAGATTGTTCTGATTTTGAAAGCCTCACATCCTCAGGCACTCAAAGTCTGGTTAGGAGCTGGTTACTtctgaataaacacaaagtagTTAAATGGTGAAGATGTCGCAGAGACGACTGGTTGGGCTCAAGAGTTCAGGTTCAAGAAGCACAAACTGAACATGAATTTTCCATCCCTGTTTGagtcatgttgtttttcatgaGTCATGTTCTATGTCTCTTACAGGAATAAAAGAAACGATTATAGCTGACAGCAGAAAATCGGATATATGGAAGGTAAGACAGCCCTCACTTCTTAAAGTTTAATCAAAAGGAAAGAGGACCTCCACGCTCCAGATCcaactacaatggcactcagtgaAGGGCACGCCGCCgccaaaggcccaacagtctccttaaattcaaccaagccgcaccaaattccacacgCTCATCAGAAATCAGTCCCTTAAAGAATATGactgattttcatcaagatctatgaattatatatcagtgaaaatgtctctatgttaaataaagtggaaCAAATTCCTGCGTCTGAACCAAaaatttaatacattatttttcGTGATTGATTCCAGTTGCGCACAGATTCTCAAAACAGAATTGtaatgtttctatttttgcaGTTCAAGAAATTTTGTGTTGCTCCATAACCTGTCAGTTATAGTTCAGTGTGATCCATAACTTGACTGTTGGCTACTGATTTATCGTCTTCACAGATTTTGATTCTGGACCCTTTCACCACCAAGCTCGTCTCATCATGCTGCAAAATGTCCGACCTGATGTCAGAAAAAATAACAAGTTAGTGAAACACTTTGTTCAGACATCAGACTGAACAGTTTATTATTTAGTCGGTATGTGGATTTCCCGTCACTGCTGTTAAACtaaatatcttgttttaaatatgtagtTGTGGAGGACCTGTACAGAATCAGGGAGCCTGTTCCAGAAATGAAGGCCATCTACTTCATGCCACCCACTGCTAAGGTTTGATATTATAACCCTGTAATGGTCATTTTGCCTTTGGATtcaagttttcatttctttaaattgaTTTCCTTTATGACAGTGTTTCTTTCCTAGTTTCATTCTACCTTCTATTTCTTACTTCTAGTGTGTGGATGCCTTTATTGCGGACTTCAAAACCAAACCCAAGTATAAAGCAGCTTACGTTTATTTCACTGACTGTAAGTAACAAACAAATATCAACTCTAATCTACTATAGCAGCagcataatttacaaaatgacaCTTAAACTGACTTCAGCTAAAtggttgtgatgtttttgtgtcCGACAGACTGTCCTGATGACCTGTTCAACAATATGAAGCTGTACTGTGGAAAGTACATACGAGTCTGTAAGGAAATCAACATGTCCTTCATGCCGCAAGAGGCACAAGTGAGTGGTGActccttcctttctctcttttctgttgtGGCTCCTTAGTAACTGAAGGAAAATCCCCTTGTTTGAAtcgtttttgttttgtcattgagAGAAGGATTTTTCTGTGTGAATCTTTGTGGGAGTTGGCTGCTTCAAGCTGTGATGTAATGATTTtgcaatgtttttattatagtGGCTTGGGAACAGTAACTAGTTCCAAATGTTTTTTGAGATCTTTACAAAGTATAATACAGTTCTTAGttatttcttcaaatatttaGACATTTAGATCTGGAGCCAGCAAAAATTATCACGGGATTGAAATGTTCCACACTCTGCTTTCATTATTTGATTATGTGTAGATTGTTAAAATATTAAGTAAACGATTTATTTTTCACTGGTGTATTGAACCTTTCTTTCAGGTGTTCACATGTGATAATCCGGGAGCTTTCCAAAGCATCTACAGTCCCAACAGccaggacaaaaagaaaaccctgGAGACCCTCGCAGACCagctcgtctctctctgtgccacGTTGGACGAGTATCCGGGAATCAGATACAAGAAGTATGTCAGAGAAGATTTGGTTTCTCAGCTTACAACACACCTCAGCCCCTAAAGCACAGTGAGAGCGTTCAGGAGAGAAAGTTGAAGTGAAACCAGTGTTATCTTACTGTGGCAGAACATGAGGCTCAGGTTGCACGGTACTAGATAAAGTAGTGATCACATCAAATATCGAATGTGTTTATACCTGATCTGCTTGGCTGCACTAGAAGGCAGAGTAACATTG harbors:
- the LOC117760175 gene encoding fibronectin type III domain-containing protein 7-like gives rise to the protein MGVMKWLTIFVSLSICSQAVTASGLQLSVFSVTSKTAILRWTRVSGASSYKILVATKSSPTSIIAFSTFGPNTVMGSINSLSPNVNYVFSVQAQDPNQQILGNASVESSTAPEMMEPIHTVKPKDSRTLMVDFTTSTSATQYVIRVENSNGFHREDTVSSPPAEIQSLTPYTEYSLSIMAVNAGGRSQPSLPATAKTVLPPPQPSASSLSNDSITVSWAPVAHAAQYTLSVYKFNSSTNMKYNTSGTNLTISDLDAGSLYITGVYAWDIEGRKGDGSLYINQTTRPPTPSAVNVSVAMGNGVAELSVSWEVGPEVHGLVEYLVTSDQNLTCNSTSSSCILSPVSCGEVHTIQVTASNEAGPSPPSHPEVFITFPCPPEALALEEETDGNCSLTWNPVPHAEGYMAFIKRGDGGEEIYNTSSSNCTFHCQCGYTYLVSVHAFNQAGTSPPGDRFNYTTLPCCPEGVSVSAVSTDTLEVTWAASRGAEVYQTRAADSSEVILCNDTAPVCALSDLSCDRAYSVVVTPCNDISGCNRGCTAHTKDTAPCMPMNTMLNVKNSSCVGVSWTANNRAVNYTVSAVGDDGARTCTTTGSSCDLTDLPCGCTFEVSVVAHSVAGQSLPSYSETLETEPCCPVNLTVAQVTQAMTNVSWSHAKGAHSFITSLTSPRGHARCHTLDSHCLMGCITCGTNYTVTMEAFSHSGHQANCTYQGFSSSACCPSGVRLYRTAGNSMRLYWRSSGGSHSHVAEVVGGSNNYTCSASPGENSCDVGNVQCGDVYHVVVAPLTPEGSRVLFCAQRIYSVTCSDNNIGTVLYRGKRSVD